tcgctcgttttataattccccttatattagtaggattctTTAGTAATATACTTAGGAGCAAAAGTACGGAATCATCCCCTTGTGTTCTGTTCCGAGCAATCATAAGAGAATGTctataaatgtatgtatggtattaattaatttaaagtatataatatattatttaaacttACAATGTGGCGGACTTAATACCGGATGatattacctttaaaatggtaccatttttatttatcttctatTAGTGATTTAGTTCTTACGATCGTTCATAACGAATAGGCTGATTCCAtgcttttgctcgcgagtgtagatgctattttgcaacaaacacgTTTGTGTACCAAATACCTACCTGAGAAAATTGAGCAGGTAGTCTAATGCACAGATGGTGTAGTGTGATAGCAGAGGATAATACTATTTTTACTTTGATGTGCTAAGAACTTGTTATATTTTCCTGTGTAGGGAATTGGAAGGAAAACAattttagacatgatttttcacTCTATATATTTAGTATAAGTAATGTGTATTGCTaaaatactaatttaaataaaaaaataagttatgtaACAAACAATATACACATGCGAATCCAAACCATAGCCAAAATGAGCACATAAATGTTTTAGACAATTTCCGAGAATCTTAAACTTTTACCTCTGTCTTAAAATATTATGCAATATTGCAATGTATCAAATAATGATATAGGTATAGGAAAACCTTAGTTAAAAATATGTGCATAAAATTACGTAACAACTTAAGATTAACGCTTTTTTGATTTGTGTTATGTCACATATCcttaaaaaataaactcaaaaatGAGATGTAACATTAAAGTAGCTATATTACAATTTTTAACATAACCATGCATACAGTCATATCCTGGCTGCAGAGGTTAGTTAATTAAAAACTCTTTTAATTTGTCACTTACATTAAGATCAATATAATAATGTACAAAATATACATTATGTTATAACAATCTTTCAACAGTCTTATACTTTAGATACCTATACAGTATTGCACTTAAAACTCGTAACTAGAGTAGTATGTagttatcaatttaattacataaCTTGTTGAGATTATTACTAGCCGACATACAGTTTGGATAAAACTGGCACAGACTTGAGTGATCCTCATAGCACACCTAGTAACGAAATGTAAAAACTTTCTCAATCGATTcctaaaattacattaagtcttAACAAAGGCTATAACTCTGTACAATTTGCTACGAGTTCATCTGTGgcataaaattaaagtttacaTTTATAACAGTTTTCGGCTAGCAACCTACCAGCTGTATAAGCTGTTGCACGGTCGAACGATCCAGCAAACACAAATCGAAATCAAAAGTCTGAGTGGTCACTTCGTATTTGCCGGTCTCTGCTATGAGGTTCACAACGCGTTCCAGATCTTCGTTATTGTTGATGGTCATAATGCGCTTCTGCAGGTCCCGCAGCTGCCCCATGTACTCGGGGGAGAGGTCGCCGGGCTCCGCGTCCTCGCCGAGGCTGCTCGACACTCCGTTGTCCTGGACCTTGGTCTCGACGGACGCGGAGCCGCTGCTCTCGCCGCGCTCGTGCTCGTTGTTGGCGGGCGCCGAGTCCGAGGTCTTGGCCATTTTTCTATTCTCCGCTTCCTCCTCCTCGGCCGCTTTCCGTTTGCGCCTCTTTTCTTCCCTTTTCGACGACTTGTCTTTGTGTTTTTTAGATTTCTCCTTTTGCGGTGGAGGCGCTTCCACCACGGGCTCTATGACTTCAGGCTCGGGATCGGGTTCCGGCTCCGGGGTTGGTTCACGTTTGAGTGGCTCCGGTGACGGATTTTCAACTTTAACCTTGGTTTCTTCATCATCAGCTATTATGGAACATTCAGAATCAGAGTGACTGCTATGAACGTCTTCGATCCCCAGATGGGAAACCTTAACTATTCCACTCTTTGAACTACATTGTGACGCTGTATCAATAGATATTGGAGATCCTGGGTCTGGTAAAGGCCGTTCTTTAGGTATTGGAGTTTCTCTGCGCTCCACAACTTCAGGTTTTTCAATGGGCACTTCTCTATTCTTGTCatgtttatgttttttctccTTGCTAGACTCTTTATGTTTTTCTTTTGATTCATCACGTTTTTTGTCTTTCTTCTTATGTTTATGTTTACCAGATTCTTTCTCTTTTGATTTTTGACTTTCAGGTCTTTCTATATTTTCTGGTGGTGTCTTTCTAAGATTCTCAATTGAAAATTTGTTTACAGGTTTTTCAGGTTTGGATTGCTTTTCTTTCAGTTCTTTAACAGGAGGCGATTCTTTCGCTTGTTCTTTTTCTTTAGGAACTTCTCTTGGTTTTATTGATTCCTTGACAATTTCTTTTGGAGGTGGTTCAAAAGATAATTTTGGtgaatctttatttttatgactttctttttcttttttatgctCTCTCTTCTCTTTCCTTTCTTTATCTCTGTCGTgacttttcttttctttcttctttttctcTTTTACTTCTTTCTCTACTTTAATTTCTGATGGTTTTTCTTCAACTTTTTGTTTCTTATGTTCTACGCTTTCTGAAATATGCTTGGAGGGCTTGAACTCTTCTTTGAAGCTGGTTGCACTGCTGGAGCGAGGAGGAGGACTAGCTGCCTTCCTGACCGGGCTAAGACACCGCTTTTTAGCTGGTTCAGGTGAGGGTGGCCTTTCATTCGGTCTTTTAGCAACTTGAGGTTTTTCTTTGGGTCTTTCCTGATCCTTCGTGTGACTTTTTACCTTGTGGGCTTTCACTTTATCTTTTTCATCCTTAGTTTTACTTTTTTCAGGTTTTACTTCTTTGTGCTCATGCTTAGACTTTTTATCTGAACTTGACCGTTCCTTGTCTTTTTTATCTGGTTTAGGTAATGAAGTACTTGTTTCGATTTTCTTAGGATCGGGTGATACTTTAGGTGGCTTTAGTATCGGTGGACCAAATAGTTTTTCAAAACCACTAGTTCTATGTGGTAATTCATCTTTATGTTCTTTAGATTTATGCTTTTTGGGATTATCGGAAGACAGCTTTGGTTTGCTGGTGAGTTGTGGTTTTTCATCGCTAAACGAGTCTCTACTGCGGCTTTCTTGATCTGGATTTGTATAGTAGGCATTGTTAACAATAGGAATTCCTCCACCTTTTAATAgcttctttttgaattcatcatttggattttgaaaaatataacGATCTTTCAAAAATCCACATTGTTGTAAAGTAAAATCATAAGTAAACTTGATTTTCTTCGGttcatctttattttttaagtatatTTCAATGGGAAATATAAATCCTGCATATCCTGATTCTTTGATAGAGAATGGTGGTTCCTTCACGACTgaaatagaaatattaaaaaattagtttgtaaaaacaaataaaataaagaagagTTTAATACTTGGTAAAAGTTTAAGGCTGTACTATCTGTTGGCagtttacattaatattatgaaattaattaactaCTATAGACACTATTAAATTGTACAGCTCAAATGATTAAGTAAATAACTCTATAAGATTTTGTAAAAATTCTAACTTGAATGAaacataaacattaataaatttgTACAGAATCTCACAAGATCTCTGTGATCTTCTGTATAATCTTAATTTTTCCATTCTAATAATgtgtaaaataaacttttaaaaaataccaTCAACTTAGCATGGTCATTACTATTGTGAACAATAATTGTGATATTTTtagtttgtaaaattaatttaatttacctcTTCTGGGTTTGGGAAAAGTTTCGTGAAGATGAAATACGACTTTATCCACAAAGTGACTGATATCGGCTCCTTCTTGCCCGCGTACGAAAACTTCCCAGTCATGAGTGAATCCTTCAGGAGTTTTTTTGGACCGTAAAGAAGCTTCGTGTCCAATTTCAAAATTAACTTTTATCGCCGACATTATGAATCCAAATGCGATGCACAATAATCGTAATATTTACATCTCAAATCGTGCGATTTCTGGAGTAGGCAAAAATCAAACTTCTGACACCACTGATACACTTTTGTCCAAACGGTGTTACAATATATAAACAAAACATGCACTTTAAAGTTTGTATCACACAATTTATTTACCGGATCACTGATTTATGTAAGTAAATGAAAATAATCTTTTAGCGCCCTTGTTATTTTGGTCCGCCATATTCTGATCATCGacattaatttagttttttaaatcgCTTTCCTTTTTACTAATTTATTACGGCTTTGAGTTTTAGCAGTTAGAATAATAATGCTACGCCTAAGTGCACGATTTATTCTATAAACTGGCAACATTGAAAGAAATCAATCATGGACATAGACAAGTAAAAAAATTGATTATCAATTTTTGACAGTCGTTCAAATAGTACTCTGAATCActgaattttgatttgattcaaAACTGTGCGAGCTGCAAGTTTTACTTGgaatagatatttttattcatttctagtttaagttacacaaaacgTAACTATGTCTGGCTTAATGTCAGCAATACTTCAACCATTAAGGTATATTTAGTCTCCAAGAATTGTTGAACATAACCTCCATTGActaacattgtttttaatatcattaaattATTCCAGGTTTGTCCGACAAAGTTTACAAGTTGCATCTAGTATGTCGGCTAATACTACCAGTTTAGTACAACCTGAATGCTTTTCGCTGTCGTCAATAAGAAACAAAGTTCGCTGTTACTTTCCTCGTCCCAACGAGGTCAGAAGAGTTCGTCGTCACGGCTGGAACGCTAG
The Ostrinia nubilalis chromosome 16, ilOstNubi1.1, whole genome shotgun sequence DNA segment above includes these coding regions:
- the LOC135079392 gene encoding large ribosomal subunit protein bL34m — encoded protein: MSGLMSAILQPLRFVRQSLQVASSMSANTTSLVQPECFSLSSIRNKVRCYFPRPNEVRRVRRHGWNARMSTPNGRKIIMRRILKGRYVLSH
- the LOC135079390 gene encoding protein AF-9; its protein translation is MSAIKVNFEIGHEASLRSKKTPEGFTHDWEVFVRGQEGADISHFVDKVVFHLHETFPKPRRVVKEPPFSIKESGYAGFIFPIEIYLKNKDEPKKIKFTYDFTLQQCGFLKDRYIFQNPNDEFKKKLLKGGGIPIVNNAYYTNPDQESRSRDSFSDEKPQLTSKPKLSSDNPKKHKSKEHKDELPHRTSGFEKLFGPPILKPPKVSPDPKKIETSTSLPKPDKKDKERSSSDKKSKHEHKEVKPEKSKTKDEKDKVKAHKVKSHTKDQERPKEKPQVAKRPNERPPSPEPAKKRCLSPVRKAASPPPRSSSATSFKEEFKPSKHISESVEHKKQKVEEKPSEIKVEKEVKEKKKKEKKSHDRDKERKEKREHKKEKESHKNKDSPKLSFEPPPKEIVKESIKPREVPKEKEQAKESPPVKELKEKQSKPEKPVNKFSIENLRKTPPENIERPESQKSKEKESGKHKHKKKDKKRDESKEKHKESSKEKKHKHDKNREVPIEKPEVVERRETPIPKERPLPDPGSPISIDTASQCSSKSGIVKVSHLGIEDVHSSHSDSECSIIADDEETKVKVENPSPEPLKREPTPEPEPDPEPEVIEPVVEAPPPQKEKSKKHKDKSSKREEKRRKRKAAEEEEAENRKMAKTSDSAPANNEHERGESSGSASVETKVQDNGVSSSLGEDAEPGDLSPEYMGQLRDLQKRIMTINNNEDLERVVNLIAETGKYEVTTQTFDFDLCLLDRSTVQQLIQLVGC